The stretch of DNA GAAGAAGTGGCTGAGCACACCTGGGCCGCCGTTGAACGGGCCCGGGCTGAAGCCGAACTACGGGCATCGGAAGCTAAATATCGGGGGTTGTTTGAGTCTCTGGACGAAGGGTACTTTCTGGCAGATGTAATTTTCGACGAAAACGACCGCCCCATTGATATTTTGTACCTGGAGGCAAATTCAGCGGCGGCCCGGATGGTTGGGCAGGATTTTACCGGACAACGGTTGAGGAAAATTGCCCCCAACTATGATGCCGACTGGTATGAAAGCTTTGGTCGTGTTGCCCGAACGGGGCGGAGCGAACGGTTGGAGCAATATGCCAAGCCAGACCAGAAATGGTACGACTTCTACGTGTTTAAAGTGGGTGATGAGCAGAGCCGACGCGTTTCTGTGGTTTTTAAAGATATCACCCAACGCAAACGGCGCGAAGCCCACGGAGCCTTTCTGACTGAGATTGAGAAAGACTTCTCGCGGTTTTCAACTGCGAATGAAATCATGCAAACGGTTGGGGCAAAAATCGGTGCCTTTTTGCAGATTACGACCTGCAATTTCACCGATGTCGATGAAGCTCACGATCGCATAACCGTTCACCACGGCTGGAGCAGTCCAGAGGTGCCCAGTACCGTAGGCACGTTTTGCCTTTCTCAATACCTGAGCAAAGAGTTTGAGCGGGCCAGCCGAGCGGGAGAGACCGTTGCAGTCTGCAATACGCAAACTGACCCGCGCACCGATGCCGCCAGCTACGCGGCACTGGAAATGTATTCCTTCGTCACCGTTCCGTTTCACCAAAATGGTCGGTGGACCCATTACATCGCCATCTGCCACTCGCAACCCCGTACCTGGCGAGATGATGAAATTGAGCTGATTGAAGAAATCTCAAACCGCATTTTTCCACGGCTAGAACGGGCCCGTGCCGAAGCTGCCCTGCGGGAAAGTGAGGCGCGGTTTCGCACCGTCACCGCTACCGTCCCGCAGCTGATTTGGACCGCAACCCCCGACGGTCAGGTGGACTACATGAGTGAGCAGTGGGCAGACTACGTGGGACTTTCGCCAGAGCAGCTTTACGGCTGGAACTGGCAACAAGTGACCCATCCTGAGGATCTGCCCAATACCGTCCGGGACTGGCGGAATTGTATTGAATCGGGCGAACCGGTGGACATAAAACATCGCTTTCGCCACCGCACCGGGGAATGGCGCTGGCAGTTGGTACGGGGTGTTCCCGTCAAAGATGCAACTGGCGCCATTACAAAATGGGTAGGCACCTGCACCGACATTCAGGATGAGGTGGACATTAAAGAAGCACTGCGCGAGTCAGAGGCAAAATATCGCTCGCTGTTCGATTCCATTGATGAAGGCTTTTGCATTATTGAAGTTTTATTTGATGCCGCTGGAAAGGCCTTTGACTACCGCTTCTTAGAAGCCAATGCAGCCCTGGAGAGACAGACCGGGTTGAAGGATGTGATTGGCAAAACGATGCGAGAATTCGCCCCCAACATGGAGGCCTACTGGTATGAAAGTTATGGTGAAGTTGCCCTGACGGGAATTCCGAAACGGTTTGAAAACACAGCCCAGGAACTAGGGCGATTTTACGATGTTTACGCGTTTCGGATGGGTGAACCGCACGAGCACAAGGTGGCCGTTCTTTTCAACGACATCAGCGATCGCAAACGGGCAGAACAGGATCTGCGCGAAAGCGAGGAGTGGGCCCGCATTGCCATCCAGGTGGCCAAACTGGGCGGGTGGCGGCTGCATCTCGATACCGAACTGGTTGAAATGGACGAGCGGATGGGGGAGATTTGGGGAGAGCCAAAAGACGCGGTGATGATTCCCCTGCCCCAGGTCCTGGAACGAATGCACCCAGGCGACCGCGATCGGGTAGCGGCGGCGGTGAGCGCGGCGATTGACCCTCAGTCCACCGGAACCTACGAGATTGAATATCGCATTGTGTGGAATGACGGCACCGAACGGTGGGTGTTAGCCAAAGGACAAGCCCAGTTTGAAGGGGAGGGAGAGTGCCGCCGCACGGTTGATTTCTTCGGCACATTGCTGGACATTACCGATCGCAAGCAGGCAGAAGTGGAGCGAGAGCACCTGCTAAAGCGGGAGCAGTCGGCCCGGGAAGACGCCGAACAGGCCAACCGCATCAAGGACGAGTTTTTGGCGGTGCTGTCCCACGAACTCAGGTCGCCCCTCAACCCCATCCTCGGTTGGTCTACCCTGTTGCTGGGCGGCAAACTGGATGCCGCTAAGACCTCCCACGCGCTCACCACTATCCAACGCAATGCCAAGCTGCAATCAGAGCTGATTGAAGACCTGCTGGATGTATCGCGAATTTTGCGCGGCAAGCTAAATCTCAATGTGGCCCCGGTTAACCTGGCCAACAAAATTCGGGGCGCAATGGAAACGGTACAGCTGGCGGCAGAGGCCAAGGCGATCAATTTGCAATTTACGATTTTGGATTTTGGCTTAAAAAACGAGAGCCCTCCAAACGCCGAAAGCCAAACTTCAGACGTCATGGTGTGGGGCGATTCCACTCGATTGCAGCAGGTAGTCTGGAATCTGCTCTCCAATGCGGTTAAGTTCACCCCCGAAGGCGGGCAGGTCGATATTCAACTGGAACGAGTTGACTCCTTTGCTCAGATTACCGTTACCGACACAGGCCAGGGGATTTCACCTGACTTTTTGCCCTACATGTTTGACTACTTCCGCCAGGCCGATGGCACAACTACCCGCAAGTTTGGCGGCCTGGGGTTGGGGCTTGCGATCGTGCGCCACCTGGTGGAACTGCATGGGGGAACCGTGAGCGCCAACAGCTCAGGGGAGGGGCAGGGGGCCACTTTCACCATTCGGCTCCCCCTCTTACCGGCGCTGTCACCCCCTAACCGGGACGAGCGTTCGCGAAGCGTGGCCTTAGGCACATCGCCCCAGCGGTCCCTCGATCTCAGCGCCATCAAAATTCTGGTGGTGGATGATGAACCCGACACCCGGG from Leptolyngbya sp. KIOST-1 encodes:
- a CDS encoding PAS domain S-box protein; amino-acid sequence: MLDIQTLQILDSSDDCIKVLDLDGRLLFMNRGGQALVGIEDFSPFLNASWIEFWPEAERQSARDAIARAAAGEVCSLDGYWPTLTGEPKWWNNKISPIRNAGGQVERLLCVSRDITERRQIQASGKQAEEKLRESEGRYQAIVNQAVTGVACVNLEGRLTLVNQKYCDITGYSADELYQRRMQDITHPEDLPRNVELFMRMLADGTPFEIEKRYIRKNGSIVWVNNSVYAVCDRDGKPQSVVAIVLDITERKQSEMGAELLANVTQNLAEANRVEDIIQAVGEQLNRYLHVSTCALIEVGESGKLATIVHNWHRDDIPSLVGRYHLPEFVTGEFFQTARLGQSIIVQDIKTDSRIAEAERFTSLNIGSFISVPLTRDHEWKYSLGIYHQTPYPWSSHEVALMRELANRVWTKLERIRVEVALRQNHEMFSALVGDAPFGVYMIDAEFRVRQANQAAIATFNLQPLIGRNLAEALRSIWQEPFATEAIERFRHTLITGEPYHLPPTVEYRTDIAEIQSYDWQLYRITLLDGSYGVVCYFYDLSEIKRAEEIIRRSGERDAFLVTLNDTLRPLTDAIDIQATASRVLGEHLNANRVAYFEVQGADYVVAQDYVNGAESLRGGYPIESFSTELLATYRRGHTAAATEVMSDPDLSAAQRSAYAAIQIAAYIGVPLVKQGEFMAGLAVHSSTPRRWTADEIALVEEVAEHTWAAVERARAEAELRASEAKYRGLFESLDEGYFLADVIFDENDRPIDILYLEANSAAARMVGQDFTGQRLRKIAPNYDADWYESFGRVARTGRSERLEQYAKPDQKWYDFYVFKVGDEQSRRVSVVFKDITQRKRREAHGAFLTEIEKDFSRFSTANEIMQTVGAKIGAFLQITTCNFTDVDEAHDRITVHHGWSSPEVPSTVGTFCLSQYLSKEFERASRAGETVAVCNTQTDPRTDAASYAALEMYSFVTVPFHQNGRWTHYIAICHSQPRTWRDDEIELIEEISNRIFPRLERARAEAALRESEARFRTVTATVPQLIWTATPDGQVDYMSEQWADYVGLSPEQLYGWNWQQVTHPEDLPNTVRDWRNCIESGEPVDIKHRFRHRTGEWRWQLVRGVPVKDATGAITKWVGTCTDIQDEVDIKEALRESEAKYRSLFDSIDEGFCIIEVLFDAAGKAFDYRFLEANAALERQTGLKDVIGKTMREFAPNMEAYWYESYGEVALTGIPKRFENTAQELGRFYDVYAFRMGEPHEHKVAVLFNDISDRKRAEQDLRESEEWARIAIQVAKLGGWRLHLDTELVEMDERMGEIWGEPKDAVMIPLPQVLERMHPGDRDRVAAAVSAAIDPQSTGTYEIEYRIVWNDGTERWVLAKGQAQFEGEGECRRTVDFFGTLLDITDRKQAEVEREHLLKREQSAREDAEQANRIKDEFLAVLSHELRSPLNPILGWSTLLLGGKLDAAKTSHALTTIQRNAKLQSELIEDLLDVSRILRGKLNLNVAPVNLANKIRGAMETVQLAAEAKAINLQFTILDFGLKNESPPNAESQTSDVMVWGDSTRLQQVVWNLLSNAVKFTPEGGQVDIQLERVDSFAQITVTDTGQGISPDFLPYMFDYFRQADGTTTRKFGGLGLGLAIVRHLVELHGGTVSANSSGEGQGATFTIRLPLLPALSPPNRDERSRSVALGTSPQRSLDLSAIKILVVDDEPDTRELVVFILEQQGAQVITAASAHEALLLLPRAKPDLLLSDVGMPEMDGYMLIRQVRELAPEDGGQIPAIALTAYAGDTNQQQVLAAGFQQHISKPIEPEKLVHAIARLLPSR